Proteins from one Hemibagrus wyckioides isolate EC202008001 linkage group LG16, SWU_Hwy_1.0, whole genome shotgun sequence genomic window:
- the fez1 gene encoding fasciculation and elongation protein zeta-1, whose protein sequence is MEAPLVCLDEEFEDLRPCKMEELEPEPAPLRPYGTIPLAPLCREDFSELENFSEMMSFKSMEDLVNEFDEKLNVCFHNYNTKTEGLAPVRNQLHAEEDEERLQDEDVWDALTDNYLPSSVSSWDGPNSETLNGNLSDDEIHEKEEEEMNEKNENANCLTEEPLITADQVIEEIVEMMENSPDPGETEEEEEEESGISSPKTNPSLLEEIRMLSQAANNNNCSYEGLRLMPSSDLLELLGRVEMAVREYSEELVAQLARRDELEFEKEVKNTFITALMEVQNRQKEQRELSKRRRRDKALSLQGSGRPEKTGSMPVKRFSMEGLSNILQTGIRQTFGNSGMDRQYLNTVIPYEKKGAAPSVEELQMLTKILYAMKEDSEKVPTLLTDYILKVLCPT, encoded by the exons ATGGAGGCTCCGCTTGTCTGTCTCGATGAGGAGTTTGAGGATCTCCGGCCGTGCAAGATGGAGGAACTGGAACCAGAACCGGCACCTCTCCGACCTTACGGGACCATTCCTCTGGCTCCACTGTGCCGGGAGGACTTCTCTGAGCTGGAGAACTTCTCAGAGATGATGAGCTTTAAGTCCATGGAGGACCTGGTGAACGAGTTCGACGAGAAGCTGAACGTGTGCTTTCATAACTACAACACCAAGACAGAAGGCCTGGCTCCGGTACGCAATCAGTTACATgctgaggaggatgaggagcgGCTGCAGgatgaaga tGTATGGGACGCTCTGACTGATAACTATCTCCCGTCCTCTGTGTCCAGCTGGGATGGTCCAAATTCAGAGACGCTCAATGGCAACCTTTCAGATGATGAA ATACAcgaaaaagaggaggaggagatgaatGAGAAGAACGAAAATGCCAACTGTCTGACTGAAGAACCTCTCATCACAGCTGACCAG GTGATAGAGGAGATTGTTGAGATGATGGAGAACTCTCCTGACCCGGGTGAGacggaggaagaggaggaggaggaaagtgGAATCTCCTCCCCTAAGACTAACCCCTCTCTCCTGGAGGAGATTCGCATGCTGTCTCAGGCcgccaacaacaacaactgctcTTATGAAG GATTAAGGCTGATGCCGAGCTCGGATCTGCTGGAGCTGCTGGGCCGTGTGGAGATGGCAGTGAGGGAGTACTCGGAGGAACTGGTGGCTCAGTTGGCACGGAGAGACGAGCTGGAGTTTGAGAAGGAGGTGAAGAATACGTTCATCACAGCCCTCATGGAGGTGCAGAACCGGCAGAAGGAACAGCGAGAGCTCAGCAAGCGCCGTCGCAGGGACAAGGCCTTGAGCCTGCAGGGGTCCGGACGCCCCGAGAAGACCGGCAGCATGcctgtgaag CGATTCAGTATGGAGGGTCTGTCTAACATCCTGCAGACGGGGATCAGACAGACATTTGGAAACTCAgggatggacagacag TATCTAAACACAGTGATCCCATATGAGAAGAAAGGAGCTGCTCCATCTGTTGAGGAACTCCAAATGCTGACAAAAA TCCTTTACGCCATGAAGGAGGACAGTGAGAAAGTCCCCACCCTGCTAACTGACTACATATTAAAAG TTCTGTGTCCCACGTAA